The Bifidobacterium asteroides genomic interval CGTCACGACGGCCGGGGCCTGCCGCCAGCACCTCGCCCTGCTGGGGCTTCTCCTTGGCGGTATCGGGAATGACCAGCCCGGAAGCGGTCTTGGTCTCCGCCTCAGCCTGCTTGATGACGATCTTGTCTTCCAACGGTGTGAGTGAAATCGACACTGTGGACCTCCTACATCTTGTGAGAACAGCCAATGAACCCACGCCGGAACGTCGATGAGAGGCTGACGAACACTCACCACGCATTCCTTTGCGCTACAAGCCATAGTAGCGCGAAATTAGCACTCTGCCAACTTGAGTGCTAACGCTGGTGGTGAAAGATCAATCGCCGATTGATCCCTCAGGACTTGGCTGCCGGACGACGCCGGGCCAATATGGCCTCCACGCCGATGGACAGGGAGTCCTCGCTGCGGTCGGGCACCTCGACCTGAGCCTGCAACTCCCGCTTGTGAAAGTCGTCGGGCTGCCCGTCGGCCTTTTTCTTTTCGGGGGGACGGGCCACGGAGACCTGCCGGGTGGACTTGATCTCCAGGCTGTGAGGACCCTCGTCCTCGCTATTCCTGCCGTCACCGTCTGTTCCCTCACCACGGGCTGAACCCAGGGAGAAGGAGATCAGATCCTGTCCCGCCGCCATGCCGAAGGCGTCCAAGGCCGGAGAGGGATTGATGCGCTTGAGCTCATTGGTGGCGTCGTCCTGGGCCTTTGCCGAGGACGACGATCCCCCGGATGCGGAGGACTGAGCCGACGAAGCTGGGTGCTCGTTGCCAGCAGATGCAGAGACCGATCCCGACTTGCCTGACTGGGCAGCGGCGGATTGCACGGATGCCGACTGCGGAGAGGCAGCGGACTTGTCCACTGACGACTTGGGCGCTGCGGGCTTGGATGCAGCCTTTTGGGCCGTTGAAGATTTGGCGGTTGCCGGTTTGGAAGCCTTCGGACGAGAAGCCGCTTGTTTGGCTGGGGTCCGTTCAGGGGCCTTCTTGGCGTCGGACGGCCTGTTCGTCGTATGTCCTGTCTGCGCAGCAGACTTCCCGGTCGACTTGACGGACCCAGCCGAACCTTGAGTCTTGCTGCGGCCGACTGTCGGATTTGCAGGCTTGGCGGAATTGTGCTGCCTGGCCTTGAGAGCTGCCTGCTGATCAGCCCTGGCCTGTGCCAGCGTTCGACGGATCTCACCCTGGTCCAGCACATCCGTGGCAGTTTCCGCGCGTCCCTCATTCTTGGCCTGTCCAGGCTTGCCGGAGGTCCTGCTCTTAGTCAGACTGGCTGCCTGCTGACGACGCTGCCGGGCACGCCGCTGGGCTAAATTGCGCTCCCAGGCCCGCGCCTGGGCCGAAGCATGCGCGCCTGCAGCCAACACCACTACCACCAGCGCCAGGGGAATCAAAGCAAACCATGGGCTGTAGTCCATAAGGAAGGAGCAACCGGCCACCAGCAGGGTGACAACCAAGAGGGTAACGACCAAGATGCGACGACGTCGTATGGCCGCGCGGCGCAACTGTCTGATCTGCTTGACGCGCTGGGCCTGACTCCGCCGGTTGCCATCCTGCTGCCCTTGCTGCATGACCAACCCTTTCACCGTCCTCGACTGCCTGTCGCAGAACCTCATGCCGTCTTCCCGACCCACCATGTGCAGGGAGGTGGAAAGCCTGTCCTGGCGATGCTCCGAGGCCCGCTTCATGCCCTTGACGGTGCGAAACGGCAACCAACCCAGCACCAGAATCACCGCAATCACCAAAACCACGATGCTGCTGAGTGATTCATAAACCATAGGTACTACGTTAGTTGACGGTATGCCCCAAGCGGCAAGTCAAACCCAGCGTGTCGACCATGTCCGTCCCAGGGGCTCATAGACGAGCCAGCAAATCCGGATCGAATTGGTCACTGATCCAGGCGAAGGTCAGGTGGTCCCGCCACTGTCCGTTGACGTACATGTAGCTGCGGCGCAGCCCCTCCGGCTCCATGCCCAGCTTCTGGACTACGCGCAGAGACCGTTCGTTTTCAGGCAGAATCGCCACCTCAAGCCGGTGCAGATGGGGTCCGTTCCTGTCCCTGAAGGCCCAGTCAGCCAGCATGGCCAGAGCCAGGGGCGCGAACCCGTGACCAATCCAATCCTGGTCCACCCAGTAGCCCGCTGTCGCTGCACGCATGG includes:
- the groES gene encoding co-chaperone GroES, producing MSISLTPLEDKIVIKQAEAETKTASGLVIPDTAKEKPQQGEVLAAGPGRRDDKGERIPMDVKVGDKVLYSKYGGTEVNYGGEDYLIVSARDVLAILK